The following nucleotide sequence is from Synechococcus sp. KORDI-52.
AACACCACTTTGGGTCGCAACAGATCCTCGTCCTCTCGGTGGCCGATGCCGGCCAAACTTCCATCCGCATTGCACACCACAACAGTCTCCCCAGCACCACGCTCCATCGCGATGCGCCGGCCGCAGCGCCAGTCGATTTGTTCGTTTTCGCTGAGATTGCGCCGGGGCAGAGCGCCCAGAGCCAGCAGTGGAGAGACGGGATCGGGCGGCGGAGCGTCTCGCTCCGGCAAAGGATGGGCCTGGTGCGCATGGAACCCCAGGGCCTGGGTGCGACGCAGGGAGGCCAGGCAACCTCCACAGCCGAGGGTTGCCCCGAGATCCCTGGCAATCGAGCGGATGTAGGTGCCGGCGGAGCAGTGCACCTCAATGTTCAGTTGCCCCAGCGCGGCATTCCAGTGCAACAGCTTCAGCCGGTGCACGGTGACGGCCCGCAGCGGCAGCTCCATGGCTTCGCCGCGCCGGGCTCGGGCATAGGCCCGTTCGCCATTCACATGGATGGCGGAGACCTGCGGTGGACGTTGTTCAATCGCGCCCCTGAACGGCTCCAGGGCGGCATCGAGCTCGTCTGTGCTGAGGGAAGGCCAGACCTGTTGTTCCAACAGCTTTCCCTCCAGGTCGTCGCTGTTGGTGCGCCTGCCCAGCTGGATGACGCCCTTGTAGGTCTTGTCTCCGGGGAGGTATGGCAGCAGTCGGGTGGCCGGCCCCAGGGCGATGGGGAGCACCCCGGTGACAGCAGGGTCGAGGGTGCCGCCATGGCCCACGCGCTTGAGGCCGTAACTGCGGCGCAGGCGGCTGACGCAAGCGTGGGAGGTGAGGCCTGCGGGCTTGTCGATCACCACGAAGCCGAAGGGGCCGTTCACCGATGCTGGAGCGGGATGCCCTGACTGTTGCATTCCGCCGGCTGCGTAGGTTGGCCGCGCCCTGACGTTCATCCATGCCCCAGCTCCGCAGCAGCACGGATGTGGACGTTTCCGCCTTTCTGGAGGACGGGCTGGGCATCAAGCAGCACCTCAGCCGTTATCTCGATCTCACGACGGAGCAGCTGGAGCAGCGTCTGCCCAGCAGCACCGACGAGCTGGCGGATCTGCATCCCGGTGCGTTCCGTCCTGAGGATGCCACCGCCTTCTACGAAGACACAGTCGGAACGGGGCACCTGCTGGAGCTGGCGGCCTGGCATCTTTCCAGTGCGGACTACATCGCCGACACCCTGCGCTTGCAGGGCATGGCGGTGCAGGGCCAGGTGCTCGATTTCGGTGGTGGCATCGGCACCCATGCCCTCTCGGCGGCGGCGCTGTCGGAGGTCGATCACGTCTGGTTTGTGGATCTCAATCCCCACAACCAGGCCTTTGTCCAGCAACGGGCGCAAAGCCTCGGTCTGGCGGACAAGCTTTCGGTGCATCGGGACCTCAGCAGCACGGGCGATGTGCGTTTCGATGCAGTCGTCTGCCTCGATGTGCTGGAACATTTGCCGAATCCCTCGGCGCAGTTGCAGGAGTTTCACCAGCGCATGGCTCCCGGGGCCATTGCTCTTCTCAACTGGTACTTCTTCAAGGGCCATCAGGGGGAGTACCCCTTCCACTTCGACGATCCAGCCCTCGTGGACGGGTTTTTCAGCACCCTGCAGGCCCAGTTCCTGGAGGTGTTTCACCCCCTCTTGATCACGGCCCGTCTGTACCGCCGCTCCTGAGGGTCAGGCAACAAAAAACCCGATGCCACAACGGCATCGGGCCTTGAATTCGTGCTTGAGACGAAACTCAGACTGCTGCGGTGATGTTGATGCGCTTGCGATTGCGCAGGCCGCGGCGGATCGATTCGAACTTAACGACGCCATCGGTGAGGGCGAACAGGGTGTCGTCCTTGCCTTTGCCCACGTTGATGCCGGGCAGAACGGAGGTGCCGCGCTGGCGGATCAGGATGGATCCGGCGGTGACGGTTTCGCCGCCATAGGCCTTCACGCCAAGGCGTTTGGCGTTTGAGTCGCGGCCGTTACGGGTTGAACCTGTGCCTTTTTTATGTGCCATGAGAAGAAAAAGGAGGTGGGTGGGGCGGTCGATGAGGCGAGCGGGAGCTGTCAGCTGATGGCCTTGCCGCCCACGGAGATGGACTCAACCATCACCCGGGTGAGTTCCTGCCGATGACCATTCTTGCGGCGAGTTTTCTTTTTGGGGCGCATCTTGTACACGATCACCTTGGGGCCACGGCGATGGGCCATCACCTTGAGGGACACAGAGGCGTCCTTGACGTAGGGCTGGCCCAGGGTGGTGCCCTCGCCATCCTTCACGAGCAGCACGTTCTCAAGCTTGATCGTGTCGTCCACCTCGGCCTGAAGCCGGTCGATGTCGTAGTAGCGGTTGGGCTGCAACCAGATCTGGGTGCCCGACGCCTCAACGATGGCGTAGGTCCCGCTCTGTTCCGCGGCTGGTTTCGTGTCGGCCATAGGGTGAAAAGACGCGCTCAGGCTCGGCGAACCGATTCAGGCCTGAGCCGCAATCGAAAGACAAACAAAGATCTTCGGCTCTGAAGCGCCCCATCGTCAAGATCTAGATACGTCGACGCTTCGGACGCTCGGATGGCCAGGCCGGCCCTCACTGTTGCTCTCGTCCTGGGTAGCCCTGCTCTGGTGGACTCCTGCCGCCAGTGGCTGCCATCCAACCGTTATGAGCACGTTGTTCTGACTGTTGCTTCCGGGGAGACTCTGGCCGTTGTTCTCGGACCCCGGCAGGACGACGTTGATGCTGTGGTGATTGAACAGACCCTGCTTGATGCTGAGGCCAAGGAGCAACTGCTGGCGTCAGGTCTGCTCTTCCCCGCCGTGATCGTTGGGGAGGTTAAGGGGCAAGTGGATTACCACCCCGAGGAGCTGCATCTTCCACACGACCAGCTGGCCCAGCTGGGATACAACGTGGATGCGGCCATTTCCCGCTTTCTACGCCAGGGCCGCGCCGATGGCCGCCAGGAGGACAGCAGTTCCTCATCACGCGCCGTCAGCAATCTCTCCGATCGTCTGCAGGAGCGGCTGGGCTACCTAGGGGTCTTCTACAAACGGGATCCATCCCGCTTCCTGGGCAGCCTGCCCCCTGAGGAACGCCGGGATCTGCTGCTGTCGCTCCAACGCACCTACCGGGATCTGCTGGCGAGTTACTTCAGCGATCCGGCGACTGCGAATCAGGCGCTGGAAAGCTTCGTGAACACCGCTTTTTTCAGTGATCTGCCCATCACCCGCACCGTTGAGATCCACGTGGATCTGATCGATGAATTCTGGAAACAACTGAGTCTGGAGGGTCACAAACATGACTTTCTTCAGGATTACCGCCTTGCGCTTCTCGACGTGATGGCGCATTTGTGTGAGATGTACCGGCGCTCCATTCCGCCGGACCTTCCTCTGTCGGGCACGGCCTCCAGCCGTGTACGTCGCCCGACGGATCAGCTCGATGCCTCGGAGGAGTCGTCATGAGTCCCCGCAAGACCTACATCCTCAAGCTTTACGTGGCGGGTAACACCCCCAACTCGATGCGGGCCTTGAAAACGCTGCGCAACATCCTCGAGACCGAATTCCGCGGCGTCTATGCCCTCAAGGTGATTGACGTGCTGAAAAATCCGCAATTGGCGGAGGAGGACAAGATCCTGGCCACGCCCACGTTGTCCAAGATTCTTCCTCCGCCGGTGCGGCGCATCATCGGCGATCTTTCCGATCGGGAGCGGGTGCTGATCGGCCTGGATCTGCTCTACGACGAATTGTCCGACTCGGCGCTCAACTCGACCCTGATCGACGCGATTGATGAGGAGGTCGACACGGCGATTCCCTCAGATCCTTAAGCGACATGGTTCTCTCCAGCACAGTCCATGTCCTGCTCACTACGGTCCAGTCATAGGTGGTTGCCATGCAGTTCCCTCCGACCAGCGGTCAGCCTCAGATGCAGGTTCAAAAGCTCCCGACAGGGATCGAGGGCTTTGATGATGTGTGCCAGGGCGGCCTGCCGATCGGCCGCAGCACGCTGATCAGTGGCACGTCCGGCACCGGCA
It contains:
- the truB gene encoding tRNA pseudouridine(55) synthase TruB — protein: MQQSGHPAPASVNGPFGFVVIDKPAGLTSHACVSRLRRSYGLKRVGHGGTLDPAVTGVLPIALGPATRLLPYLPGDKTYKGVIQLGRRTNSDDLEGKLLEQQVWPSLSTDELDAALEPFRGAIEQRPPQVSAIHVNGERAYARARRGEAMELPLRAVTVHRLKLLHWNAALGQLNIEVHCSAGTYIRSIARDLGATLGCGGCLASLRRTQALGFHAHQAHPLPERDAPPPDPVSPLLALGALPRRNLSENEQIDWRCGRRIAMERGAGETVVVCNADGSLAGIGHREDEDLLRPKVVFDAAG
- a CDS encoding cyclopropane-fatty-acyl-phospholipid synthase family protein, with product MPQLRSSTDVDVSAFLEDGLGIKQHLSRYLDLTTEQLEQRLPSSTDELADLHPGAFRPEDATAFYEDTVGTGHLLELAAWHLSSADYIADTLRLQGMAVQGQVLDFGGGIGTHALSAAALSEVDHVWFVDLNPHNQAFVQQRAQSLGLADKLSVHRDLSSTGDVRFDAVVCLDVLEHLPNPSAQLQEFHQRMAPGAIALLNWYFFKGHQGEYPFHFDDPALVDGFFSTLQAQFLEVFHPLLITARLYRRS
- the rpmA gene encoding 50S ribosomal protein L27, whose product is MAHKKGTGSTRNGRDSNAKRLGVKAYGGETVTAGSILIRQRGTSVLPGINVGKGKDDTLFALTDGVVKFESIRRGLRNRKRINITAAV
- the rplU gene encoding 50S ribosomal protein L21; this translates as MADTKPAAEQSGTYAIVEASGTQIWLQPNRYYDIDRLQAEVDDTIKLENVLLVKDGEGTTLGQPYVKDASVSLKVMAHRRGPKVIVYKMRPKKKTRRKNGHRQELTRVMVESISVGGKAIS
- a CDS encoding circadian clock protein KaiA, which codes for MARPALTVALVLGSPALVDSCRQWLPSNRYEHVVLTVASGETLAVVLGPRQDDVDAVVIEQTLLDAEAKEQLLASGLLFPAVIVGEVKGQVDYHPEELHLPHDQLAQLGYNVDAAISRFLRQGRADGRQEDSSSSSRAVSNLSDRLQERLGYLGVFYKRDPSRFLGSLPPEERRDLLLSLQRTYRDLLASYFSDPATANQALESFVNTAFFSDLPITRTVEIHVDLIDEFWKQLSLEGHKHDFLQDYRLALLDVMAHLCEMYRRSIPPDLPLSGTASSRVRRPTDQLDASEESS
- the kaiB gene encoding circadian clock protein KaiB, translated to MSPRKTYILKLYVAGNTPNSMRALKTLRNILETEFRGVYALKVIDVLKNPQLAEEDKILATPTLSKILPPPVRRIIGDLSDRERVLIGLDLLYDELSDSALNSTLIDAIDEEVDTAIPSDP